A window of Apium graveolens cultivar Ventura chromosome 8, ASM990537v1, whole genome shotgun sequence contains these coding sequences:
- the LOC141679203 gene encoding uncharacterized protein LOC141679203: MDGENGGNVFDQLAETLAVLVNQQPKPNIVSQFKRFNPPTFDGATDPAIVEMWIQEMEKAFGLLGSSEQQNAKFKKALEDKYFPRTVHLQKERNFIRLQQGDRTVIEYEAEFTILAKYASTLVADESSRARRLEEGLRSNIRNSVASFELQTYEADLNKELVIERGLAESEKASGSWNKRRFTQTGGQSFQGGPLKKPHVYDNIGGQGDRERCSRCGKNHPDKVCRWNTDACFYCGEVGHKISNCPHNPPLPPRKEADNKMDKGRVFQLTGNDNYRN, from the exons ATGGACGGGGAGAATG GAGGAAACGTCTTTGACCAGCTGGCTGAAACTCTAGCTGTACTTGTAAATCAGCAACCAAAGCCTAACATCGTCTCTCAGTTCAAGCGTTTCAACCCGCCAACTTTTGATGGAGCTACAGACCCGGCTATTGTTGAGATGTGGATCCAAGAGATGGAAAAGGCCTTCGGACTTCTTGGGAGCAGTGAGCAACAGAAT GCAAAGTTCAAGAAGGCTTTGGAGGACAAGTACTTTCCTAGAACAGTTCATCTGCAGAAAGAGAGGAACTTCATTCGGCTTCAGCAAGGAGACAGAACCGTCATTGAATACGAAGCAGAATTTACAATACTTGCGAAGTACGCGTCGACCTTAGTGGCAGATGAGAGCAGTCGAGCACGAAGATTGGAAGAGGGACTTCGAAGCAACATCAGGAACTCTGTGGCGTCTTTTGAACTTCAGACATACGAGGCTGACCTCAACAAGGAATTAGTGATCGAGAGAGGCTTAGCAGAATCTGAAAAGGCGTCTGGCAGCTGGAATAAGAGGCGGTTCACTCAAACTGGTGGGCAATCTTTTCAAGGGGGACCACTCAAGAAACCACACGTGTACGATAACATCGGAGGTCAAGGTGATCGAGAAAGGTGTTCGAGGTGCGGCAAGAATCATCCTGACAAAGTCTGTCGTTGGAATACAGATGCTTGTTTTTATTGCGGAGAAGTAGGACACAAGATTTCGAATTGCCCGCACAATCCGCCACTGCCACCAAGGAAGGAAGCAGATAACAAGATGGACAAAGGACGTGTGTTTCAGCTGACAGGAAATGACAACTATCGCAATTAA